The DNA segment TTCAGAACGAGAATCGGCATGGGCGGCTAGCTTAGCGGATCCCCGCTGCCGCGCCCACCCGTGTGCGGTCAAACCTTGGCGGCGACCGGGGTTGATTTGCTGCGCGGACGCAACTGCGCAGTGGCCATGGCTGCATCAGTGACGCCGGTTTCAGCGCGCATGCCGGCCGCGAGAAATGGCACCATCAGGCGCATCACTTGCTCGATCGAGGTATTGACGCCGAAATCGGTCTCGGCAATCGCCCGCAAGGCTTTGATACCGGACATGCTGAACGCGGCCGCGCCGAGCATGAAGTGCACGCGCCAGAACAACTCGATCGGTGGAATGCGCGGTGCCGCTTCATTAACCAGCAACATGTAGCGACGAAATACCTTGCCGTACATGTCTTCGAGATAACGCCGCAAGTGGCCCTGGCTCTGACTGAAGGCAAGGCCGAGCAAACGCATGAAGATCGACAGGTCGTTGCCGCTGCGCGGTTGAACCACCAGCGCCTGCTCAACGAGAATTTCCAGCAGCTCCTCTAGGGTCGGCTTATTGTCAGGCTTGGCCTGACGCCGCTCCAGCTCTTTGTCGAGGCTGATGCAGAACGGCCCGAGGAATCGCGAGAACACGGCCTGGATCAGCGCTTTCTTCGAGCCGAAGTGATAGTTAACCGCTGCCAGGTTGACGCCGGCCTTGCTGGTAATCAAACGCAATGAGGTTTCTGCGAAACCTTTCTCCGCGAACAATTGCTCGGCAGCATCAAGAATGCGTTCAACGGTTTCCGACTGGGCCATGGCTACTCCGCCTGACAAACACTTGTTTGAAACATACGTTTCAGCCTATGCAATGTCAAGCCTGCCGGTTCGTTTTGGGAATGGTCGGTCAGCTATTTAACCAC comes from the Pseudomonas granadensis genome and includes:
- a CDS encoding TetR/AcrR family transcriptional regulator, coding for MAQSETVERILDAAEQLFAEKGFAETSLRLITSKAGVNLAAVNYHFGSKKALIQAVFSRFLGPFCISLDKELERRQAKPDNKPTLEELLEILVEQALVVQPRSGNDLSIFMRLLGLAFSQSQGHLRRYLEDMYGKVFRRYMLLVNEAAPRIPPIELFWRVHFMLGAAAFSMSGIKALRAIAETDFGVNTSIEQVMRLMVPFLAAGMRAETGVTDAAMATAQLRPRSKSTPVAAKV